The proteins below are encoded in one region of Pseudomonas entomophila L48:
- a CDS encoding class I adenylate-forming enzyme family protein, producing MNIANWLCDTAQRWPQRAALFEGARQVADYQAFAARARARALQLRHEHGISPGDRVALLMKNSCGYLELLYAIWWCGAVAVPINSKLHALEAAWIAGNAGAWLIYTDDGQVFDGIALPLGCRELAAPGLGELRQMAGVELVRPQPRADADLAWLFYTSGTTGRSKGVKLSHGNLVAMSLCYPLDVDTVDADDAVVYAAPISHGAGLYNFIHVRCGARHVVPESRGFQAAELFDLARAVGNVSLFAAPTMVKRMVEQARQQGYGGEGLKTIVYGGGPMYLADLEQALDTFGPRLVQIYGQGECPMTISALSREVIADRSNPDWPRIAASVGRAQACVEVRVVDADGHPLPPGQTGEIAVRGAPVMQGYWDNPQATRAALVDGWLLTGDIGQLDEQGYLTLTDRSKDVIISGGSNIYPREVEEVLMQHPGVFEVCVVGEADPEWGESVVAFVVPRRPGCLQAQALNDWFLARMASFKKPKKYQFCTELPKNSYGKILKTRVRQWLQDPKGALSSP from the coding sequence ATGAACATCGCCAACTGGTTGTGCGACACCGCCCAGCGCTGGCCCCAACGCGCGGCGCTGTTCGAGGGCGCGCGCCAGGTGGCCGATTACCAGGCGTTCGCCGCGCGGGCCCGGGCTCGGGCCCTGCAACTGCGTCACGAACATGGCATCTCACCGGGCGACCGGGTGGCGCTGCTGATGAAGAACAGCTGCGGCTACCTGGAACTGCTGTACGCCATCTGGTGGTGCGGGGCGGTGGCGGTGCCGATCAACAGCAAGCTGCACGCCCTGGAAGCCGCCTGGATTGCCGGCAACGCCGGGGCCTGGCTGATCTACACCGATGACGGCCAGGTGTTTGATGGCATCGCCTTGCCGCTCGGCTGCCGGGAACTGGCCGCGCCCGGGCTGGGTGAACTTCGGCAGATGGCGGGCGTTGAACTGGTGCGGCCTCAGCCTCGGGCAGACGCCGACCTGGCCTGGCTGTTCTACACCTCCGGCACCACCGGGCGCTCCAAGGGGGTGAAGCTGTCCCATGGCAACCTGGTCGCCATGTCCCTGTGCTACCCGCTGGATGTGGACACGGTGGACGCGGACGATGCGGTGGTCTATGCCGCGCCGATCTCCCACGGCGCCGGGCTCTACAACTTCATCCACGTACGCTGTGGCGCCCGGCATGTGGTGCCCGAGTCCCGCGGGTTCCAGGCGGCGGAGCTGTTCGATCTGGCCCGGGCGGTGGGCAATGTCAGCCTGTTCGCCGCGCCGACCATGGTCAAGCGCATGGTCGAGCAGGCCCGGCAGCAGGGTTATGGCGGTGAAGGGCTGAAGACCATCGTCTACGGCGGCGGGCCAATGTACCTGGCCGATCTGGAACAGGCTTTGGACACCTTCGGCCCGCGCCTGGTGCAGATTTACGGCCAGGGCGAATGCCCGATGACCATCAGCGCGCTGTCCCGGGAGGTCATCGCCGACCGTAGCAACCCCGACTGGCCGCGCATCGCCGCCTCGGTGGGGCGTGCCCAGGCTTGCGTCGAGGTGCGGGTAGTGGACGCTGACGGACACCCCTTGCCGCCCGGGCAAACCGGTGAGATCGCCGTGCGCGGCGCGCCGGTGATGCAGGGCTATTGGGACAATCCGCAGGCCACCCGTGCCGCCCTGGTGGACGGCTGGCTGCTGACCGGCGACATTGGCCAGCTCGATGAACAGGGCTACCTGACCCTCACCGACCGCAGCAAGGATGTGATCATCTCCGGCGGCAGCAACATCTACCCGCGGGAAGTGGAAGAGGTGCTGATGCAGCACCCCGGGGTGTTCGAAGTGTGCGTGGTGGGTGAGGCCGACCCCGAGTGGGGCGAGTCGGTGGTGGCCTTTGTGGTGCCGCGCCGGCCGGGTTGCCTCCAGGCCCAGGCGCTCAACGACTGGTTCCTGGCGCGCATGGCCTCGTTCAAGAAACCGAAAAAATACCAGTTCTGCACCGAGCTGCCGAAAAACAGCTATGGCAAGATTCTCAAGACCCGCGTGCGGCAGTGGCTGCAAGACCCGAAAGGGGCCTTGAGCAGCCCCTGA
- a CDS encoding acetyl-CoA acetyltransferase, with protein MFHDSVSIVAAAHSPFGRLDGLNLEDLIVKVTRDALADAAIEAAEIDALFLGHFNSGLVADGFPASLMLQADPQLRFKPATRCENACASGAAAIQAGIHAIRSGAAELVLVVGAEKMTGNSTVEVTRALAGAGYQNAMSEAGLSFAQLFGQVAQQYTERYHSPLASMAAIAVKNHANAMANPLAQMHRVMDFEHCNNPSPSNPLIAPPLRLTDCSLISDGAAAIILASPRRARSMRRQVAIRSMVQVNDFLPLSRRDMLAFEGPQRAIHGALRETGVTLNDLSFAEVHDCFTIAELLIYEAMGLAPRGEGHRAIDDGTVRPGGRLPVNLSGGLKAKGHPVGATGVSMHALGFAQLVGEPIGLGVPGAEFGLLFNMGGMAVANYASVLQAVRV; from the coding sequence ATGTTTCACGATTCCGTTTCCATCGTCGCAGCCGCGCACAGTCCTTTTGGTCGCCTGGATGGCCTGAACCTCGAGGACCTGATCGTCAAGGTCACCCGCGACGCCCTGGCCGATGCCGCCATCGAGGCCGCCGAGATCGATGCGTTGTTCCTCGGCCACTTCAACTCGGGGCTGGTGGCCGATGGCTTTCCCGCCTCGCTGATGCTGCAGGCCGACCCGCAACTGCGCTTCAAGCCCGCCACCCGCTGCGAGAACGCCTGCGCCTCGGGGGCGGCGGCGATCCAGGCGGGGATCCACGCTATCCGCAGCGGCGCCGCCGAGCTGGTGCTGGTGGTGGGGGCCGAGAAGATGACCGGCAACAGCACGGTCGAGGTCACCCGGGCGCTGGCCGGCGCCGGTTACCAGAACGCGATGTCGGAGGCTGGGCTGAGCTTTGCCCAGCTGTTCGGCCAGGTGGCGCAGCAGTACACCGAGCGTTATCACAGCCCGCTGGCATCGATGGCGGCGATCGCGGTGAAGAACCACGCCAACGCCATGGCCAACCCGCTGGCGCAGATGCACCGGGTGATGGATTTCGAGCACTGCAACAACCCCTCGCCGAGCAACCCGCTGATCGCGCCGCCGCTGCGCCTGACCGACTGCTCGCTGATCAGCGATGGCGCGGCGGCGATCATCCTGGCGTCGCCGCGCCGGGCGCGGTCGATGCGGCGCCAGGTGGCGATCCGTTCGATGGTGCAGGTCAACGATTTCCTGCCGTTGTCGCGCCGCGACATGCTGGCCTTCGAGGGGCCGCAGCGGGCAATTCACGGGGCGTTGCGCGAAACCGGTGTGACCCTGAACGACCTGAGCTTCGCCGAGGTCCACGACTGTTTCACCATCGCCGAACTGCTGATCTACGAGGCCATGGGCCTGGCGCCCAGAGGGGAAGGGCACCGTGCCATCGACGACGGCACCGTGCGCCCGGGCGGGCGCCTGCCGGTGAACCTGTCCGGCGGGCTCAAGGCCAAGGGGCATCCGGTGGGCGCTACCGGAGTGTCGATGCACGCCCTGGGCTTTGCCCAGCTGGTTGGCGAACCTATCGGCCTGGGGGTGCCGGGTGCCGAGTTCGGCCTGCTGTTCAACATGGGCGGCATGGCGGTGGCCAACTACGCCAGTGTCCTGCAGGCGGTGCGGGTGTGA